In Zhaonella formicivorans, one DNA window encodes the following:
- a CDS encoding chloride channel protein produces MPQKISGHSWLIALAIVVGVASGLMAVIFYYLIKLVNAGIDLLADLGSARVVVYAMLGGSIVGPMVYFLAREAKGHGVPEVMQAVALKGGKIRPIVVVVKAVASAITIGTGGSAGREGPIVQIGAALGSTFGQWLNMSERRVKTLVACGAAAGIAATFNAPIAGAIFALEVILGEFTAGVFSLVVLASVAGAAVSRSILGSSPAFLVAQYDLVSNYEFLFYLIFGAIAMVVAQIYTKVLYKTEDIFDAIAIPEWIKPVLGGLLFGLFGLLLPESLGRGEEVMHSTLAGINPLEITPAFLAFALLALAKIVSTSLTIGSGGSGGVFFPGLFIGAMTGGAYGSVVHNLYPAITGGPGAYALVGMGAVFAGMTQAPITAILMLFEMTRDYRIILPLMLACGFASLLSGFYSKDTIYTLKLRRKGINLLAGRDANVLSSLKVGEIMATPVESVREEMTLGELIKIMQHSEHTGYPVVNKGGELVGIITLEDIRRTELPGRLEKKVKDVMVRKLILSHPEETLDKTLPKFTLQDVGRLPVVEKENPGKLLGIVTRTDIIKAYNKRLIQEEQH; encoded by the coding sequence ATGCCGCAGAAGATTTCCGGACACTCCTGGCTGATTGCCCTGGCCATCGTGGTTGGGGTGGCAAGCGGCCTGATGGCTGTGATTTTCTATTATTTGATTAAATTGGTTAATGCCGGGATAGATTTATTAGCCGATTTGGGCAGTGCCCGTGTAGTAGTCTATGCCATGCTGGGTGGTTCCATAGTGGGACCCATGGTCTACTTCCTGGCCAGGGAGGCCAAAGGCCACGGCGTGCCGGAAGTTATGCAGGCTGTTGCCCTCAAAGGGGGTAAGATCCGCCCCATTGTGGTAGTAGTTAAAGCAGTGGCTTCCGCCATCACCATCGGGACCGGCGGATCGGCAGGAAGGGAGGGGCCAATCGTACAGATTGGTGCAGCCCTGGGTTCAACTTTTGGGCAGTGGCTAAATATGTCCGAAAGGCGGGTAAAAACTCTGGTGGCTTGTGGCGCTGCAGCCGGTATTGCCGCCACTTTTAATGCCCCCATCGCCGGAGCAATTTTTGCTTTGGAAGTTATTTTAGGGGAATTTACCGCAGGCGTATTCAGTCTGGTAGTATTGGCTTCCGTAGCGGGAGCGGCCGTATCCCGCTCCATTTTGGGCAGTTCACCTGCCTTTTTGGTGGCCCAGTATGACCTGGTCAGCAATTATGAATTTCTTTTCTACCTTATCTTTGGTGCAATTGCCATGGTAGTGGCCCAGATTTATACCAAGGTTCTCTACAAGACCGAGGACATCTTCGATGCTATTGCCATTCCTGAATGGATTAAACCGGTCCTGGGAGGACTGCTTTTCGGATTGTTTGGCCTGCTTTTACCCGAAAGCCTGGGCAGGGGGGAAGAAGTAATGCATTCCACCCTGGCGGGTATCAATCCTTTGGAGATTACACCTGCATTCCTGGCTTTTGCCCTTTTGGCGCTGGCTAAGATAGTTTCCACTTCCCTGACAATCGGTTCCGGAGGTTCGGGGGGAGTATTTTTCCCGGGCCTTTTTATCGGTGCTATGACCGGAGGGGCGTACGGTTCCGTTGTGCACAACCTCTATCCCGCCATCACCGGCGGCCCAGGTGCCTACGCCCTGGTAGGCATGGGAGCGGTGTTTGCCGGGATGACCCAGGCGCCCATTACCGCTATTCTGATGCTGTTTGAAATGACCCGGGACTACCGCATCATCTTGCCACTGATGCTGGCCTGCGGGTTTGCCAGTTTGCTGTCGGGTTTCTACAGCAAAGATACTATTTATACTTTGAAGCTTAGACGTAAAGGCATCAACCTATTGGCCGGCAGAGACGCCAACGTGCTGTCCTCCCTTAAAGTAGGGGAGATCATGGCTACCCCAGTGGAAAGTGTCCGGGAGGAGATGACGTTGGGCGAGCTGATTAAAATTATGCAGCATTCGGAGCATACCGGCTATCCGGTGGTGAATAAAGGAGGCGAGCTGGTTGGTATTATTACCCTGGAGGATATCCGGCGGACCGAGCTGCCGGGCAGGCTGGAGAAGAAAGTGAAAGATGTGATGGTGCGCAAATTGATTTTGTCTCACCCCGAGGAGACATTGGACAAAACGCTGCCCAAGTTCACCCTGCAGGATGTGGGACGGCTCCCGGTAGTGGAAAAAGAGAACCCGGGTAAGCTCCTGGGGATTGTTACCCGGACCGACATAATCAAAGCCTATAATAAGAGGCTGATCCAGGAAGAGCAGCACTAG
- a CDS encoding MraY family glycosyltransferase, with product MELSLLPVLIMSCAIAMGATPFVKKLAIKIGATDAPNARKVHKQVMPRLGGLAIYLAFTLTVLFTQPLTTQVLGLLLGGLIIMLVGLLDDTYGLSPKVKLLGQIVAALVAVQFGYRVEFITNPFNGGIIDLVDLKLSTPVTLFWIIGITNAINLIDGLDGLAAGTSAIAAVTMAVVAWSEGLPEIAVLALILAAAVLGFLKYNFNPAQIFMGDSGSLFLGFNLGALAIEGLTKGATVISLFIPIVILGIPIMDTMFAIIRRFSNGQPIFQPDKKHLHHCLLELGLSHKQTVLAIYGINVFLGASAVLLNRLSTAQSYMVLIGIATLVLIGANKLGVLSGHASHRVPTRMNPDKVKLRG from the coding sequence GTGGAATTATCTTTGTTGCCTGTGTTGATTATGTCGTGTGCAATAGCTATGGGGGCGACCCCTTTCGTCAAGAAATTGGCAATTAAGATCGGGGCTACCGATGCCCCGAATGCTCGTAAGGTTCATAAGCAGGTTATGCCCCGTTTAGGGGGCTTGGCAATTTACCTGGCCTTTACCTTGACTGTCCTCTTTACCCAGCCTTTAACAACCCAGGTTTTAGGGCTTTTGCTCGGGGGACTCATCATAATGCTTGTGGGCCTGCTGGATGATACTTACGGTTTGTCGCCTAAGGTGAAGCTCTTGGGGCAGATTGTAGCTGCATTGGTGGCAGTGCAGTTCGGCTATCGGGTGGAGTTCATTACCAATCCTTTTAATGGCGGGATAATTGACCTGGTAGACCTGAAACTGTCCACACCCGTTACTCTGTTTTGGATTATCGGTATAACCAACGCCATCAACCTGATTGACGGTTTAGACGGGCTGGCTGCCGGTACTTCTGCTATTGCTGCGGTAACGATGGCAGTAGTTGCCTGGTCAGAAGGGCTGCCCGAAATAGCCGTGCTGGCGCTGATTTTGGCAGCGGCTGTTCTGGGTTTCTTAAAATATAATTTCAATCCGGCTCAAATTTTCATGGGGGACAGCGGTTCTTTGTTTCTCGGCTTTAATCTGGGTGCGTTGGCGATCGAGGGTTTGACCAAAGGAGCTACGGTTATTTCGCTCTTTATACCTATTGTAATTTTAGGTATTCCCATTATGGATACCATGTTCGCAATCATACGTCGTTTTTCCAACGGTCAGCCTATCTTTCAGCCGGATAAGAAGCATTTGCACCACTGTTTGCTGGAGCTGGGTCTGAGCCATAAGCAGACTGTGCTGGCAATTTACGGGATAAATGTTTTTCTAGGGGCCAGCGCCGTACTCTTAAACAGGCTTTCGACTGCGCAAAGCTATATGGTTTTAATCGGGATTGCCACGCTTGTATTGATTGGCGCCAACAAGCTGGGTGTATTATCAGGCCACGCTTCCCACCGTGTACCTACCAGGATGAATCCGGACAAGGTCAAACTGCGGGGATAG
- the fabZ gene encoding 3-hydroxyacyl-ACP dehydratase FabZ, which yields MLDINAIQKVLPHRYPFLLVDRIVEFEEDKRVIGLKNVTVNEPFFAGHFPGYPVMPGVLIIEALAQVGAVLILSKPEYQGKIAFLAGVDNARFRRQVVPGDVLRLEMEVLKLRGRIGKAQGRAFVGEELACEAELMFAIEK from the coding sequence ATGTTGGATATCAACGCTATTCAGAAGGTTTTACCTCATCGTTATCCTTTCTTATTGGTAGACAGAATAGTAGAGTTTGAAGAAGATAAGCGCGTTATTGGCTTGAAGAATGTTACCGTTAATGAGCCGTTTTTTGCCGGCCATTTTCCCGGTTATCCGGTAATGCCGGGTGTGCTGATCATCGAGGCCCTGGCTCAGGTAGGGGCGGTACTGATTTTGAGCAAACCGGAATACCAGGGGAAAATTGCTTTCTTGGCAGGAGTTGATAATGCCCGTTTCCGGCGGCAGGTAGTTCCGGGGGATGTCCTTCGTTTGGAAATGGAAGTGCTGAAGCTGCGGGGCAGAATCGGTAAAGCCCAGGGGAGGGCTTTTGTAGGCGAAGAGCTGGCTTGTGAGGCTGAGCTGATGTTTGCCATTGAGAAATAG
- a CDS encoding stalk domain-containing protein produces the protein MKKILVLLLTVLTLLTYATSAMAGSSRVQWEWRDSVTTAHPGFVSVLENGNVLFARNGYLNPAVLEVNSAKEVVWEFGPIQANSAVRLSNGNTLIADSGAPGYPFIPRVIEVDGKNNIVWSYDFKSRAHAPRFADRLPNGNTLIVTPQKVLEVTTAKKEVWSYSQGLVNPVRARRLGNGNTLIVDKGYGGGKVIEVNSKGAIVWQYGDGKGGTALGKLSGPIDVVRHEDGSTTIVDFASARLLELDAANQVVKIISWQDVLRDLPIMNQWGVAGAADGSFYLSASYTNGKPTLLRLDDKSIKTYLNGKWLYTEILPMTVGGSTLIPARDIFTAFGAWMSWDNATKTLTANKDNLQVVLTVDKAEALVNGVPVSMETPPVMRSGTLLVPLRFAAKTFGVELKWDDSTKTINLITGQTTPK, from the coding sequence ATGAAAAAAATCTTAGTATTGTTGCTAACTGTCTTAACCTTGCTAACTTACGCTACGTCTGCCATGGCCGGGTCCTCCAGGGTGCAGTGGGAGTGGCGGGACAGCGTCACCACAGCCCATCCCGGCTTTGTCAGTGTTTTAGAAAATGGTAACGTGCTTTTTGCCCGCAATGGTTATTTAAACCCGGCGGTGTTGGAGGTAAACAGCGCTAAGGAGGTTGTCTGGGAGTTTGGGCCTATACAGGCCAACAGCGCTGTGCGGCTCTCGAACGGCAATACCCTCATTGCTGACAGCGGCGCTCCGGGATATCCCTTCATACCAAGGGTAATTGAGGTTGATGGCAAAAACAATATTGTCTGGAGTTACGATTTTAAAAGCAGGGCCCATGCCCCTCGTTTTGCCGACCGGCTTCCTAACGGGAATACTCTGATTGTGACCCCGCAGAAGGTGCTGGAGGTTACCACGGCCAAAAAAGAAGTCTGGTCCTATAGTCAAGGCTTGGTCAACCCGGTTAGGGCCAGAAGGCTTGGCAACGGGAACACCTTAATTGTCGACAAAGGTTACGGCGGTGGGAAAGTAATCGAAGTAAACAGCAAAGGGGCTATTGTCTGGCAGTACGGTGACGGCAAAGGCGGCACCGCTTTGGGCAAACTTTCCGGGCCCATAGATGTGGTACGTCATGAAGATGGCAGCACAACTATTGTGGATTTTGCCAGCGCCCGCCTGCTGGAACTGGATGCTGCCAACCAAGTGGTGAAGATTATTAGCTGGCAGGATGTGCTCCGTGATTTGCCCATTATGAACCAGTGGGGGGTGGCCGGCGCTGCCGACGGCTCCTTTTACCTCAGTGCCAGCTACACCAACGGCAAGCCAACGCTGCTCAGGCTGGATGACAAATCCATCAAGACCTATTTGAACGGCAAGTGGCTTTATACGGAGATACTGCCAATGACCGTGGGCGGTAGTACGCTAATTCCCGCCAGGGATATCTTTACAGCTTTTGGGGCATGGATGAGCTGGGATAATGCGACTAAGACGCTCACCGCCAATAAAGATAATCTGCAGGTTGTGCTGACGGTGGATAAAGCGGAAGCATTGGTTAACGGCGTTCCGGTGAGCATGGAAACCCCTCCGGTAATGAGGTCGGGTACTTTATTGGTACCGCTGCGCTTTGCCGCCAAAACTTTCGGAGTGGAATTGAAGTGGGATGACAGCACTAAAACGATTAATTTAATTACCGGCCAAACGACTCCAAAATAA
- a CDS encoding phosphodiester glycosidase family protein: MAKRRRIFWVSSITTVVFTLTLSFNAWAGNYSGSPGSGQEAVKPTLKVEEERVLAPGVKYLRVSGSTAGREPLFVNVVEANLSKKDVEVRPVLAADGITGKENLSSIAARTGAVAAVNGSFFSTTSPYLPVGNLVIDGKYLALSEMLRTSMGIFKNGSVKFGYFRPGMMLRISGVEQEISITNVNRLASAQDVVLYTPHWGATAGTGQGEDLVSLVRGSDGRLVVQERAAGTISIPPNGYALRLPSELAGAFWTGGVVELKAATDSYWSGVKHLLTSGPLLVENGEPVFQAVAEGFTGTVLERNPRTAVGVTKDGKMLLAVVDGRSEKSVGVTLEELAYIMTDLGAYQAMGLDGGGSTEMWVQGKIVNQPSGGSERPLNNGLVVLTGIPVYLDGDRLFFDVPPQLINGRTLVPFRRIFEALGAQVQYDAATRMVTAVKEGRTVQFTGGAKQALVNGETVALDVPAREINGRTLVPLRFAGTALGVEVVWTKDATVEIHTK; encoded by the coding sequence ATGGCAAAACGTCGCCGCATTTTTTGGGTGAGCAGCATTACAACTGTAGTTTTTACACTAACCCTTAGCTTTAACGCCTGGGCAGGCAATTATTCCGGTTCCCCCGGCAGCGGGCAAGAAGCGGTTAAGCCAACGTTAAAAGTGGAAGAGGAGCGGGTTTTGGCTCCGGGAGTGAAATACCTGCGGGTCAGCGGCAGCACGGCAGGCCGGGAACCGCTCTTTGTAAACGTGGTAGAGGCTAATCTCAGCAAGAAGGATGTGGAAGTTCGGCCGGTCCTTGCCGCTGACGGCATTACCGGCAAGGAAAATTTAAGTTCAATCGCTGCCAGGACCGGCGCTGTGGCTGCCGTCAACGGGTCTTTTTTCAGCACAACCAGCCCCTACCTTCCGGTCGGCAACCTGGTGATCGACGGTAAATACCTGGCGCTGTCGGAAATGCTGCGTACCAGCATGGGGATTTTTAAAAACGGCAGTGTGAAGTTTGGATATTTTAGGCCGGGGATGATGCTTAGAATCAGCGGGGTAGAGCAAGAGATCAGCATTACCAATGTGAACCGCCTGGCTTCCGCCCAGGATGTAGTTCTATATACCCCCCATTGGGGCGCTACGGCAGGAACCGGTCAGGGTGAGGATTTGGTAAGCCTGGTGCGCGGTTCGGACGGCAGGCTGGTAGTACAGGAGAGGGCTGCCGGCACTATTTCCATCCCGCCAAACGGATATGCCCTGCGCCTGCCTTCTGAGTTGGCCGGAGCTTTTTGGACAGGCGGTGTGGTTGAACTGAAAGCAGCCACAGACAGCTATTGGTCCGGGGTTAAACATCTTTTGACCTCGGGGCCCCTCTTGGTGGAGAATGGGGAACCGGTTTTTCAGGCTGTGGCTGAAGGGTTTACCGGTACAGTGCTTGAGCGTAACCCCCGGACAGCGGTGGGGGTCACCAAAGACGGCAAAATGTTGTTGGCCGTGGTGGACGGCAGGAGCGAGAAAAGTGTTGGGGTTACTTTGGAAGAATTAGCTTACATAATGACCGATTTAGGCGCTTATCAAGCAATGGGCCTGGATGGCGGCGGCTCCACCGAGATGTGGGTGCAAGGGAAAATCGTCAACCAGCCTTCAGGCGGTTCAGAAAGGCCGCTAAATAACGGTTTGGTCGTGTTAACTGGTATTCCGGTTTACTTAGACGGGGATAGGCTGTTTTTTGATGTTCCGCCGCAGCTCATAAACGGCAGGACCCTGGTTCCTTTCCGGAGGATTTTTGAGGCCCTCGGGGCCCAGGTGCAGTACGATGCGGCCACCAGGATGGTTACGGCTGTGAAAGAGGGCAGGACAGTGCAGTTCACCGGCGGGGCAAAGCAAGCCCTGGTAAACGGTGAAACTGTTGCATTGGATGTGCCCGCCAGGGAGATAAACGGCAGGACTTTGGTGCCGCTCCGCTTTGCCGGCACTGCCCTGGGGGTAGAGGTAGTTTGGACCAAGGACGCGACGGTAGAGATCCATACTAAGTAG
- a CDS encoding HEAT repeat domain-containing protein, translating to MDLKEVLTRIQLKQSAAEYIQLLDALTAFPGEEAARAAGAFLRHPDYLVRSKAFAVLNRIPHLALLPDLITVLREEKDEEFRLRALEVVQKLGEREAISELIPFLHDRDPLVVRGTIVALGGIGGEEAAESILHFAASPQGRIVRREVVQEALAFCLQKVPEPERFLERLGERDKGIKRYLRGLQPEVPAQPRFTVYPAADYFSVQAKAREIDYKLYKRLIG from the coding sequence ATGGATTTAAAGGAAGTGTTGACAAGAATACAACTTAAGCAGTCAGCTGCGGAATACATTCAACTGCTTGATGCTTTGACTGCTTTTCCGGGCGAAGAGGCTGCGCGGGCCGCGGGAGCTTTTCTCCGTCACCCCGATTATTTGGTGCGGAGCAAAGCATTTGCGGTTTTAAACCGTATACCACACCTTGCTTTACTGCCTGATTTAATCACTGTTTTGCGGGAAGAAAAGGACGAGGAGTTTCGGCTGCGGGCCCTGGAAGTAGTTCAGAAGTTGGGGGAGCGGGAGGCAATTTCTGAGTTAATTCCTTTCCTCCATGACCGGGACCCGCTGGTAGTCCGCGGGACTATAGTGGCTTTAGGTGGAATCGGTGGCGAAGAAGCAGCGGAAAGCATCCTGCACTTTGCGGCCAGTCCCCAGGGGAGAATAGTGCGCCGGGAAGTGGTGCAGGAAGCTCTGGCCTTTTGTCTGCAGAAAGTGCCGGAACCGGAGCGTTTTTTGGAGCGGCTGGGAGAAAGGGATAAGGGGATTAAAAGGTACCTGCGGGGATTGCAGCCGGAAGTTCCGGCCCAGCCCCGTTTTACCGTTTATCCTGCCGCCGACTATTTCAGCGTCCAGGCGAAAGCACGAGAAATTGATTATAAGCTGTATAAGCGGCTGATAGGGTAA
- a CDS encoding competence/damage-inducible protein A → MKAYLIFTGTELLLGQIVNTNAQYLARQLADRGIDLFTQVTVGDNRKRIAEAIAAARGKADLVIINGGLGPTEDDVTREALADALGLELVENPEALEIVKRFFELRGLPFAAANMKQALAPAGARVLDNRVGTAPGLMVEQEGSVYVLLPGPPREMEIMFTEQVIPYLKANKPLEAVIKSRVLKVIGLGEPLVEEKVRDLIASANPTLAPTVKMGEVHLRITAKAENSELACRMIAQLERQVRERLGEYIFGVDEETLEQAVGGLLSAHKLTIATAESCTGGLLAHRLTNVPGSSNYFQLGAVTYANRFKNRLLGVGLKTLSAYGAVSPNTAREMAKGIREYAHTDLGVGITGIAGPGGGSAEKPVGLVYLAVDFRGEITVHREQFLGDRQTVKARAVHTALMLLWQKLKSLEPDN, encoded by the coding sequence ATGAAGGCATATTTGATTTTTACCGGCACAGAATTGTTGCTGGGCCAAATTGTTAATACCAATGCCCAGTATTTGGCCAGGCAGCTGGCGGACCGGGGCATTGACCTATTTACCCAGGTTACCGTTGGGGATAATCGCAAGAGAATTGCTGAAGCAATTGCGGCGGCTCGAGGCAAAGCAGATTTGGTGATTATTAACGGGGGCTTGGGTCCTACAGAAGATGACGTGACCAGGGAAGCACTGGCAGACGCTCTGGGGCTGGAACTGGTTGAAAACCCTGAAGCGCTGGAGATTGTCAAGCGCTTTTTTGAGCTGCGCGGGCTGCCTTTTGCCGCTGCCAATATGAAACAGGCCTTAGCCCCTGCAGGAGCCCGGGTGCTGGATAACCGGGTGGGCACTGCGCCGGGTTTAATGGTGGAACAGGAAGGTTCTGTTTACGTGCTCTTACCGGGGCCCCCCCGGGAGATGGAGATTATGTTTACCGAGCAGGTTATACCATACCTCAAGGCTAACAAACCTTTGGAAGCGGTGATAAAATCAAGGGTGCTGAAAGTAATTGGGCTGGGCGAGCCCCTGGTAGAAGAAAAAGTTAGGGATTTAATTGCCAGCGCTAATCCCACCCTCGCTCCAACGGTAAAGATGGGTGAAGTTCACCTGCGGATAACTGCCAAGGCGGAAAATTCTGAGCTGGCCTGCCGGATGATAGCCCAATTGGAGCGGCAGGTCAGGGAGCGCTTGGGAGAATACATTTTTGGTGTGGATGAAGAGACCTTGGAGCAGGCAGTTGGGGGGTTACTAAGCGCCCACAAGCTGACTATTGCCACGGCAGAATCCTGCACCGGGGGACTTTTGGCCCATCGTCTGACCAATGTGCCCGGCAGTTCCAACTATTTTCAACTGGGCGCAGTGACTTATGCCAACCGCTTTAAAAACAGGCTGCTGGGGGTCGGGCTGAAAACCCTCTCGGCTTATGGGGCGGTTAGTCCCAATACTGCCAGGGAGATGGCCAAAGGCATACGGGAATACGCCCACACCGACCTGGGCGTAGGCATAACGGGAATCGCGGGTCCAGGCGGGGGAAGTGCAGAAAAACCTGTGGGACTGGTATATCTGGCGGTTGATTTTCGCGGAGAAATAACAGTGCACAGGGAACAGTTTTTGGGCGACCGTCAGACAGTGAAAGCCCGTGCGGTCCACACTGCCCTCATGCTCTTATGGCAGAAATTGAAATCCCTTGAGCCGGATAATTAA
- the murJ gene encoding murein biosynthesis integral membrane protein MurJ: protein MSKVARAAFIVLMMNLISRLLGFVRDAVIAREFGATGATDAYLVAYTLPYSLQAILGMAFATVMVPAVTGYLLREEEDEGWRVVSSMINGTTLALGVITLLGIIFAPQLVKILAPGFDGETVQLTAYLSRIMFPSIIFMGLGMLITGVLNAGKQFTMPAFAPAFANIIVILAVVLFGAKYRIQGLAVGTLAGFIGFLFIQLPNLKKIRFRFHFILDLRHPAVRKLAMRVLPMSLSIAVNQILLALNRFFASSLTPGSITALDFANRLMNLPLGVFVAAVSTAVFPAMAEGVAKKDNEGLARTISRGLGAVTVTILPAALSLIVLKEPVVRLLFERGAFDAEATAQTAVALLYFSVGLWFLAVNTVLTRAFYALEDLKTPLLYGAVSVLVNIAFSIVLLPLLGHGGLALANSLAAGVNMIQLYWALQHRIKELQLVPSLLTTVKCLLAALIMAASMMVLLAGFGSFFGTGKIGLLLEVCLAGGLGTVLYAVLVILLKVEEAGWFLGRLRRKSAAASLK, encoded by the coding sequence GTGAGCAAGGTAGCTCGTGCAGCTTTCATTGTTTTAATGATGAATTTAATCAGCCGTTTGCTGGGCTTTGTCCGGGATGCGGTCATTGCCAGGGAATTCGGGGCCACAGGCGCTACCGACGCATATTTGGTAGCTTATACTTTGCCCTACTCCTTACAGGCTATCCTGGGCATGGCCTTTGCTACTGTTATGGTACCGGCAGTTACCGGTTATCTCTTGCGGGAGGAAGAGGATGAGGGCTGGCGGGTTGTTTCCTCCATGATTAACGGAACCACCCTGGCCCTCGGAGTTATAACTCTTTTAGGCATAATTTTTGCCCCCCAGCTGGTGAAAATTTTAGCGCCAGGATTTGATGGGGAAACAGTGCAGCTGACAGCCTATTTAAGCCGAATTATGTTTCCTTCAATTATATTTATGGGTTTGGGCATGCTCATAACCGGCGTGCTAAATGCCGGCAAACAGTTTACCATGCCTGCTTTTGCCCCTGCTTTTGCTAATATAATCGTGATTTTAGCAGTTGTGCTCTTTGGGGCGAAATACCGGATCCAAGGGTTGGCTGTGGGTACACTGGCCGGCTTTATCGGTTTTTTGTTTATTCAACTCCCTAATTTGAAAAAAATCAGGTTCAGATTTCATTTTATTCTTGACTTGAGGCATCCGGCAGTGCGGAAGTTAGCCATGAGAGTATTGCCCATGTCTTTAAGCATTGCCGTAAATCAGATACTTCTCGCTTTAAACAGATTTTTTGCTTCCAGCCTGACTCCCGGCAGCATCACTGCTCTGGACTTTGCCAACCGGCTGATGAATCTTCCCTTGGGGGTTTTTGTAGCCGCTGTGTCAACTGCCGTATTTCCGGCCATGGCTGAAGGTGTTGCTAAAAAAGACAATGAAGGATTGGCCCGGACTATTTCTCGGGGGTTGGGTGCGGTAACCGTTACAATTCTTCCTGCTGCCCTGAGTCTCATAGTTTTAAAAGAACCGGTAGTCCGCCTCTTGTTTGAGCGGGGCGCTTTTGATGCGGAGGCTACTGCCCAGACCGCGGTGGCGCTTTTATACTTTAGCGTGGGACTATGGTTTTTAGCTGTGAATACTGTTTTAACCAGGGCCTTTTATGCGCTGGAAGATCTTAAAACTCCGCTTCTTTACGGGGCAGTTTCGGTGCTGGTAAACATCGCCTTTAGTATAGTCCTTTTGCCCCTCCTGGGACATGGAGGACTGGCCCTGGCTAATTCCCTGGCTGCCGGGGTGAATATGATCCAGCTTTACTGGGCTTTGCAGCATCGGATTAAAGAACTGCAGTTAGTTCCCAGCCTCCTGACAACTGTGAAATGTTTGCTTGCTGCGCTCATTATGGCTGCAAGTATGATGGTGCTCCTGGCAGGATTCGGCAGTTTTTTTGGAACGGGGAAAATTGGTCTCTTGCTGGAGGTGTGTTTAGCCGGCGGCCTGGGGACAGTTTTGTATGCGGTTTTGGTTATACTCCTTAAAGTAGAAGAGGCTGGATGGTTCCTGGGTCGTCTGCGCAGAAAATCCGCTGCAGCTTCCTTAAAATAA
- a CDS encoding MFS transporter produces MRENRIVIILGLTALVTGANNFVVSLLLPKIAEEFKMSIAAASIVIPYYMIPYGLMQAVYGVISDRVGKLKVMKILAIGFFAGNVGCLLTASFNQLLVYRFIAGFFAAGTISLPLAYIGDNFLEQERPKYVARFLSLIFTGQALSSLIGGVFMDYLNWRILFGVLAAISLTGMIFLFTLPNDPARGNGNLFEQIKPALISRLGLALYAISFFTGFFILGFYGFLGSYMSKVLGLNSTYSGLIMMVYGMACILGSVLLGALSKKFSLYNFMFWGCSLFTLCVMAILVFESVAVTAVAMFIIGIGYIFLQSSTATLAFDIAPEAKGLPSAIVGMTLFGGGGLGSAVGGPILDSWGFHTLFLFFALGILGLAVYTYYLFKVNSCRRLAVEN; encoded by the coding sequence ATGCGAGAAAACAGGATTGTCATAATTTTAGGTTTAACAGCGCTGGTTACAGGGGCCAACAACTTTGTTGTCTCCCTGCTTTTGCCTAAAATTGCCGAGGAATTCAAGATGTCCATTGCCGCAGCCAGTATTGTTATTCCTTATTACATGATCCCCTACGGTTTGATGCAGGCCGTTTACGGCGTTATCTCTGACCGGGTAGGGAAACTGAAAGTAATGAAGATTTTAGCCATCGGTTTTTTTGCCGGAAATGTGGGCTGCCTGTTGACAGCCTCCTTTAACCAGCTTTTAGTTTATCGATTTATAGCCGGCTTTTTTGCCGCCGGAACTATTTCCCTGCCCCTGGCATATATTGGCGATAACTTTCTGGAGCAGGAGCGGCCCAAATACGTGGCCCGCTTTTTGTCGCTTATTTTCACCGGACAAGCGTTGAGCTCACTGATAGGCGGGGTATTCATGGATTATCTCAACTGGAGGATACTGTTCGGGGTGCTGGCAGCCATCTCCCTGACCGGCATGATCTTTTTGTTTACGCTGCCCAACGACCCAGCACGCGGAAACGGCAATCTATTCGAGCAGATCAAGCCAGCTTTGATTTCCCGACTGGGGCTGGCCCTCTACGCCATCTCCTTTTTTACCGGTTTTTTCATCCTGGGTTTTTACGGCTTCTTGGGCTCATATATGTCTAAAGTATTGGGACTGAACAGCACCTACTCGGGCCTGATCATGATGGTCTACGGAATGGCGTGTATCCTGGGCAGCGTACTGTTAGGGGCGCTTTCCAAAAAATTCAGCCTGTACAATTTCATGTTCTGGGGTTGCTCCCTGTTTACCCTCTGCGTGATGGCAATTCTGGTCTTTGAAAGCGTGGCAGTAACAGCAGTGGCCATGTTTATCATCGGCATCGGCTATATCTTTTTACAGTCCAGCACAGCTACTCTGGCATTCGACATTGCCCCTGAGGCCAAGGGCCTCCCTTCTGCGATTGTGGGCATGACACTCTTCGGCGGTGGTGGATTGGGCAGCGCCGTCGGCGGCCCTATCCTGGACAGTTGGGGGTTTCACACCCTGTTTCTCTTTTTTGCTTTAGGAATACTTGGCCTGGCCGTCTACACCTATTACCTCTTTAAGGTCAACAGCTGCCGCCGCTTGGCGGTAGAAAACTAA